AAACATAgaaattttgataaaaaatataaacttaaTACATTGTTCCATGTTATAGATCTATAATATtgcaatatataaataaggaaataattaacataaagtaatatacttctaacaataaaaatgtacctcttttacttaaaaaatgtttttttattaaaaaattaacatttatagcatattttattaagtttaaaagaaaaataaataaaaaggaatactacaaatttttataattaatattttttatgaaaaattatctttgagtaaaatgacaaaatttcatttcattCATATGTATTCACAAcgtataatttaattacaaattagagtaattaaacaaattgtttttcataatttttaattatttgaaaatattgaatTTATGCACAATATGcgatgtataaaatatagatatatgttACTCTTATAGGTATTTCTATAATAATTACTATTTCTATGTTTTCCTACAAATTAtctaatttaataaatattttatttcgcATATGTAGttattattagtaaaaaaaaaatactagtATTTACAacagtgaaaaaaaaattaataaatacaaattatatatattttgtgaaaatttccttttttactaATTGTAACACATGCATTCCTTTATAGTCtgcaatatatttaaaaaatcaaatttattatatactacctaatttatgaaaatatatatattttaaagtaaaataataactttttatttttgtataataatttttgaaagacattatttttagttaAGCTTAATTTATATCGTTATTAGTAAATGAGacgtttttaattttacaaattattttttttctttaattaaacacatatattttaaataaataaaataaaaaaaaatggtgtaacacatatataaaatttgttaatattataataattcttattcAATCATgtgtttatttaattctattataaataataattcatacCTATTTGTTACTAGTTTATATTATagtatacatttaaataatatttataatatttaattaaatcaaAAATTACGTAACTTCACTAATAATGTTATGAAAGTAGGTatcatttaattaatttataatattttttatgtctctctaataattatatcctacgtatattattactaaaaattaaaattataataatataccaaacaatatattatcaatattttgaaatgaAAAGTAAATCTTTTTATAGACATAAGTATATTGTTTACAGAGAAGAATATAATTACGTAAAATATTGTAACGTTTAATATTAACCAAAAAAGAATATCTATATATCCatatctgtatatatatatatatatatactcgtatatattaattatttaatagaaaaattttatatttttatttttagtatgattcaaaagtaaaataaaaataattccatTGTgcttaatgtttttattttttatttattataaaaagttcACGTGAGATAAATAAGTACATGAACACATATTAGGTATATtgctattaattttttcctgtttcctatcaattaatatatttaattttactttttatactttttaaatctcattttatatttaaaattgtaaaatattatattgatTATTATAGCACTAACaggatgtaaaaaaaaaaaaaaaaaggataaatttttttttatttcgcAAATTATAAACtaacatataacatatacTAAGGATATATGGAATatccatttattattattttataagtgGTACTCCTGAAATTAATACACACACAGTATATtggtattataaaaaaacaaattaaaaattaatggtTTTACGACAATGTTTCAAATTATAAATAGAACATTGtaattattgtatattttaaataaatatattttatttattaaatctaAAAGTAAAATTCTCAAAATTTAAGGAGTCagttattttccttttatcatgccctaaatataaaatgaaacttATATTTTCGAtagaaatgtaaataataaaaaaaaatataaaagtaaaagtaaattttgtaaaaaaatatctttagtaattatgataatttttaaaaatatttaaattaaattaacttataatataaatttatatagtcAATATccaagaaaaaataatatataaaattttatgtaactTTGGAAAATCattgatataaaaatttttattcatgAATATTTTACGGAGGACAGAACGGgtatttgtttattaattatttataaataattataaccacgaatgatatattattttataaaatttatgcgacaaatttaaattaaataaaatacattatttacTAAATAATCTTGCAAAATCAGATGTATTTGCATTCCTATATAATTATCCCCTACACTTTGTCCCACATAATTACagcatataattataacaatattatataataattttagtattttaatagaatgaatattaaatttataataatgtgtataataaaattgctcttttaaaaaataattaaaagaaaaataaaaaaaaaaaaaaaaagtagtaaaTTTATAGAATGTATTAATACCAAAATAATCTTGATACAATAATCTATCTGTATAATGCtgtcaaaaatataaataaatatccttttttctaagcattttattttatcatacatatttaaataatttttataaattagaaTTAAATCAGAAATCAAGTAactgtaattaaaaaagtagccattcattcattaattgatattttatagaatCACCAGAATTAGCGATGTcttacatataatacatactaaaaattataattatgctaatgtatcttaattttttttaccaatGAATTTAAACGTAACTGTAAACATTAAATctgtatatacaaattatccataaataatgaattttgttttttaacttttattttatttaaaaaatagctataaatataaaagaatttttaattatcaatacatattctaaatatatataaattttaaaataatactagTACTATaatcaatatatttataagtaaacataaaaaataaaacaaatatataactgtTTATTTTCACATGAGTACATAATTGTAGAAATGTACATActtgtataaattatattaaaaaaaatttttattgctACAGACACAAgacatatttttctaaattattattatgtaaaaatccaaaaaaaaaaaaagaatatcaatatattatataaaaatgactctttaaaattaattcattatttttaatcagTCATTCACACAGGACatagatataatatatagtatgtttatttataacttatcagtataatatatatttgagtaattttacaaaattaaattatcgCTACATTagatatatcattaaaataataaaatattttaactcttaatttaatttcaaatacatgtataattataattacaaaataattataaataactagtatataatagatacagtattattttatacaataaTACATTCCTTTATacatcatttaaataaactaAGCATCTTCTTAAAAAACTTTTacagtaaatatattttgtaacacaatataaaaaaaaagtcattttgtaatatatatattagatttTCTTTTACgtaataaaagtatatatatatatatataaatgcaacGAAACAcattctttttgtttttccatatataaaaaaagacacattcatttttaaataaaaattaataatggttttgttaaaacattttcatcaaataatcattttaaaCTTGAAACATATGAAACGTTGAAACATGCACTTTTAtcttaaaatgaaaattgcacacttcattaaatttatgttaattttattatcaaatatatattttaaaacacagttatattattcataacaATCAATataatgcacatatatattattccaaatatatttaatgaagcTTAAATAATACTTGAAAAGTGCAAATTCGAAAActttaaaacattaaaattaacaaaaaaaatttaaataactaATGTTTACTGGCTGATATCAAAAAAGCCAGATacacatgtgtacatataaaattagagTAATTACAGATATgcttattaataatatattgctaactatattaagtatatgattttatattgataaatttcttacaaattataagaattttttattaaatttttattctttcatcaacttaatttttttatatttttcattatttcctAAAATCCTAGGGATCAATACTACAAGTACGATAGCTAACATAATGATAGACACCACatatgatattataaaaatattatctaaTATTACTTCTGGAAGAAATGATGATAACATATTTCCAAAGTCTTTCATAGGTGACCACCATGTGGCACTGGACAAGCTCTTTCCAATAGTTTCCTTGACCCCTGAAAACTCCAATATAGGTAATCCTATTCcgaacaataataaaaataaaaatatggcaACCACTAATCCATACCccttatatttcattttacttaaagtcacaaaattaattctcctttttcttttaagtatattatcataatcctttttattaatccattttttttcataatgatAATGCTTCCCATCAAACATTCCACTATCATAATCTATAACTTCTGTATAGAGTTCCGTTTTATCTAATGAACGTCTATTTGAttgtttcctttttcttatatCCATATCATCATGATTAGatataacttttttcttGAACTCCCCATTATTTGGAAGTTCTTTTATCCATACAACATTTGAACGTTTTTCATGTTTATGTTTTCCTAATAATCGGCATGCTCTTCCAACTAATTTACTAtcaacaaaatatttttcatccaataatttatttaatattctctaaataaaaacataaataaattatttaaaagaataattaatttaattcaaaaaaaaaagtaataatagaaataaaaaacaaaaatttaaaatttataaacatatccttaaataaaattttcataccGCATCATTGGTAAAAAGGCATATCCACATTAAAAAACTAAGCGtaacaattttaattaagaaaaataatttaattattttatccataatttattttcctaATATCATAGtatattcaataaaaaaacaaataacaatgatataatactttttcaAAGATAAAGGAtactaaatttaatttaacaaatttttttattattacttttaattatttcataaaaaaaaataatacatatatatataactatatagcataaaaaaatataaaccaAAAAAGAtaacattaaatatttattataaaattttcatattattattatttataaaaaacatcaattaaaataatataattctaattcatatataaatatttaaaaatacaattttattatttaatagtagagtaattaaataaaaattcattaacCTTtctgaatataaataaaattatattacaataattcaaaatatagaatttaataaaaacacaaaaactataaaatatagatatatatacaactaTGCATTAAcacattaattaataatatcaacTTTTTTCTATCATCCATAActgtaatatatgtaaattgtatttcataatattttgaacttaaaataaatgctattaattataaaaataaactcaaaaaattatatttaaaaaaaaagtttcctatatacaaattatactatatttcatattaaaagagcatgattatatttgtaaattatacataatcttagaaatgaaattattattacaatattttctaaaatttttatatttttaattatatgaataaaattaatactttatttctttatcaaaaattaataatattatatattaagtatattttggatatattttatcattactTAATAGTAAATTAATGATATTGtaaattcattatttattcatataattaaattattatttatatttatgcatataataaaaaaaatttttaattaaaattgttaaatataGATTTTATTCAATAGTAATAAGACCAAGAATATTTCtactaaaatttatttaaatataaatgtttattacgatatttttttattttcttaatgtaataatataattattattattaatgaagAGATTTATTCCTtctttcattaatttttctgaCGAACATTTTAAGAGgaattcataattttctttatcgTTTTAAagtcatataatatatgtaacatatacttaaaaaaaaaatacaataaagatttaatttaattgaatacagatttttattacataaaatatatatttagcaacaaaaatattatatatcttaataCTTTTGTAATTTATCGTTTAGAACATAGTAACCGCCagttaattaatatattaacaataaattattttgaatgtataaaaaaatatcttaatgcttttttctaaaagaacataatttattaaaaaagaatagaatattattaatCTTAAAAGGAACttctaaattaaaaaaaaaatagcacaTAATTTAGAATAAATATGTCTTTATTCCAACTATAAATGGAATTATAATCtcataaagaaaattttttatttagtattcattaaaaattccattatttaattttatcataattgGGTTTTTTTAATGGACATCTGAaacttttatgtttttatataataaaggaaacatatataaaccatttcttttttttctgatgTATTTACTTTTTCCGTAGTTATACGTTTCTATGATAAGTGACTTTGtgctaatatatattcgcattattatttaatctatttacatttaaacaTCATATAACGAGAATGTTAATGTTCTTTTaatactcttttttattattataatatttttttgattttttacaCGATTAAGTTCATAACAATATTAGCAATAAATTTTTCacagtaatattttttttaaaaaataataaaaattaattaaaaatgttctactaaattttcatttcttaaatgatttattttttagtagtACTCTAATATCCCTGTTATATCTTAttacatatgtttattatactATTACAAATGGATAAACTAATTTATGCATGCACAAATTACATAAagcaattaatatattaagcgtatatttatatgcacatatactCCTACTATACGCATAATGATTTAATATTCAGATATGTGTACCCCCATATagtttataaatttttttaattgattCACTACATAAAGTAGAAATTAATAATAcgctttttttatatatatttacgtgaATTTAAGTAACATAAAACCAAAATACttataaaattgaaatattttaattatattcttataatttaaatcatATCATTATAACATTGctaatattttagaaaatatcctttattaatataatattcaaaaattatattattcttcattatataattcttttgtGGGTGTATTAATTCGCTATTTCTTTCCATTAAATTATAtcttttgtaatatatatattatgggTACCagtgttaatatatttcatatacaGAATAACTTTACCTTTATACATGAAATTattctaatattttatttaacattaaatatataaacaaatggTCTCTatagatatttttataaaggaaaatttacACGTCAATTTACTtacatttttgttaataagcTGTAATTTCCTTTCTATAAATGTTAAGATACATATTTGATAACTTTTATCACCGACCTGTATTAATATactattcattattttcatgtaGTTATCTTCCTTAAAAAATAGTtctgtatattatattctccACGATACATTTTAAAACACAATGCATATTACACTCTTCCATTTCTAAATTATactttaacatatatatatctaattattacatatatgcttGTTAAGTTTTTATTGATATactaattcattttttttttttttattattattacatttcttagtttttttacatatattctttacattttttagtttttgaAGTATcaagtttttataaaaagtataaattataacgCAATTGAAAACTGAAGTggtatttaaattaatttagaATTTTTACCAATAATTCTAATGTAAATCagataataaataagattgcattgtatttattcaatattattattgaatttttatataagaaaaaaagtactTTAATACTTTTCAAATTAGATACTAAACTAtgcataataattatacttataaatattaatatgttaaattattattaagatatacaaaaatattttcatgaAACCTATAAATTACACATTCAGTATTTCCATTGTgggaataaaatatataacaaataatacaACTTTATGTAATAACAATCATTCACACAACTTTCATCCAAGAAGTGTTGAATATTATTAGTTAATAATTcctcaaaaaaaatttaattattttttaaattctccatatttaaaaatttattttcatttacaaACAGATGCGTTAGTAAAACATCTAATATTCCATTGAACATGTAACACTACATTATTTCCaacaataaatttatatgagggttttataatatttacctaaaatacatttaaaaatattttgtaaaaatatataatttaagagaaatttaaataatataaattagtttgtttacatgtatttaatcatataaatattggtattatatataagcaaaaaatacgaagaaaaatttatagaaaGAAAAACCTTACAACAAAATTTCTACAATGATTTACATTATTactcattaaaatatatctatataggAACCTTAAACATCTACCttattttttcgtaaaaatgtgctcttaataatataaccgattttattataaacagttatttttatttataattattttcaatataaatatatataaaattaacaattttaatgcgtgattaaatttttaacatcaactaaaaattaatattatatatggaatatatatttataatattttattataatgtatacACCAGTAATTCCAATACAAATgaattaaaagtatattcataataagcAAAACATTAAGTGTATATAGACCTTATTTAGATgaaataaagtatattttttaaaattagaattcatctataattaatttattattaaatacaatattatataatgatacaattattttttcatatataaaatattcaataatataaacatataataaaatgttttcgtattaaatatgtattgtaatacatttattataataacatctacaattaatagtaattaaattttcttttttcaaaatctccaaaaaaatatattccccttttttttaaaatacagtaaaaaatatgcacaaTCAATTTAGAgcacataataaatttttctagGTCATAGAGCAATCATTTTAGACTAAATGAACATAAaagatatgaaaaaaaaaattaaatccTCTTCTTAAGTTTAGTAGCATAAAATTTACTATTAATTTAAAGGAAATATACGAAATtcatctttttatattaaatttatgaaatacTCATATATCTcatacacaaatataaatacatacatataactattattccaaaatattatgttcaAACAGCtccttaaaatataaatttaaaaaataaaacatttaaattcACTATagattaaaaatacatatttttttattttatacaataatacttatttaaatgtattttatattataaaaattttgtaactGTATGTATCTTTCTTATAtgttcaatatttttaagagtGCTACAAATGTTcttatttcatattaaatGCATTTCTTATCAAAGGatttaacaatattataacaaattttgcaattttttgcctttattttttcgtattttgcAGTTTTTATAGAgacataaataatacataagaTAATTAAAGCCATCAGAAATGTTAAAACTACTAACAATATTTGTTGTACTACATTTAATGCATTTTCTATAATTGGTCTTATATCTCCTGTAGCGTAATTGGAAACTACTGCAACaagtattataaaaagagCTAATCctatcaaaaaaattaaataaggtGACGAAATTCCTAAATCCAACTTTCTATTTACCATTTTTCTTTCAGTCCTTTTAATAACTTCCAAGTTAtctttaattatatgtatggtACCTAAATAATTGAATATCTTTTCTTCAAAAACTGTATCCATTCTGttaagaatattttgttttctctTAGGTAACCTATTTCTTCCCTTtgattttaacaaaatttccttaacttttttttttcctggtTTAGTACCTTtgatatattcatatatatcttttctttCATCCATTAATTTAGTGTTACCCACATCACTTGATGTATCTCCAGTTGATTTTACAACCAACGAACTCCCTGATAGCAGTCTATTAACTGTTAAACATGAATTTCCATCTATtgaatactttttttctattgAACTACTACAGATAGactaaataaaagaaagtaaacatttatattatacaagtacatatatttctatactaataaaatattatttttaaaaataaaatttacaaacaAAAGCAAAAATACAAAGTAATATTATAGTACCACACCATTGTAATATTGGCATatccaaattaaaaaagaagatataaatattttaaaaaatatgaggaatttaatattttccattgTTGTACACattaatactattatataagtaattaaaatgttaatcAAATTTTACACCCTTCAAATTACTAACGaaatcttttaaattatttttgattttatccatttcattttatctcAAGCGTAGTAAGTTgactttatttatatattacttatattaaaaattacacgttaaagataaaattataacttatttataacaatttCAATGTAggatttattatattaaagataatataatatgaataagaATTTTAGAtaagataatataaaataaaaaattactcaATCATTGAaagtatttaattatttaaaagaatttataacACGTAGAAatgtgtatttttatatactcttaagctaaatatatacttttacgTTGTTtccaaataataattctaattttatacacttttttttagCGTTCCCTtctatgtataaataatattacttaCTGGAAGCActgaaaataacaaaaaaagaatatgaaGTTATGAAATAAACTCTTTAttacttaaaatttattttagtatttaactaaacaaaatatatttccttttataaACTATTaggtattaaaataaaattcttacACAAATTTCTTTgaatttaagtatatttttaaaagtattacAATATAACCATTATGTTTCTgtagatatattttacaatataataatttatatctaaATTAGAATGAGACTTAGTactaaaagaaatattttaaaattcttaaattcattattatatttgttcctcataaatatttaaatacccatatatatacagaaatattaatataaaacaaatatataaggtAACAAGGAAtttagtataaaaatattgcatgcattttaaaaatttcaaatatatttacatccTCATATCATTACAAATGAAGGTAATAAAAagattgtatatataaggatgataactttaatatttatgaatacaAAAGAAcgattatattttctaatgGAAAATACAGAaacaatttataatatattatatttttaaaatatttatttttaacaaatgcaaacaattaatattttcatattatataaaatttttttggaaTAAGTTATTCTATATTCTGATAATTCTACCCGCGTATTTGTAATAGATCTGATAATTAAATTTGCtgttctaaaaaaatattacagattaaaaaaaaaaacaaaaaaaaaaaaagacaaaaaaaaattaagtttatttacatatgttaataaaattaaaaaaaaaaaataaaaaatatttttaaaaaatattttatttctatttgttaaaaagaaaaaaatttttatttcaatatgttattaaaattaaaagatataaataaataaattaaaaaaaaaaaaaatttatttccttaagttaatagaattaaaagaaaaaaattaataaattttaaaaaatgaaaaaaagaatgtaattattacaattaaagtaatttttttgagTTACTAAATTAAGCTATAATAATtgacataatatatttttattacattacaTTTTGTGTACTTATTGTGTTATTATACATGCCGTTTCTTTGGTATACATTcaacatttttatcattttattcatacatattttagagaaaaatttttatatataaaaatggttTCATACATAAGATTTAGTAAGGAAAGTGAATTCCAACttatattatgaacaaaaaaattacaaaaaatattaagttttatattatacataatttttatatgttaattttatcatatgcTCAGAAATTTTAGtggatatttattttttataaattttttttttttcatatatatttttctctaaAAATGTAgttaactatttttattttttatgttgatatattgaataataaaaatgagtttatataataaatcatgtaaatttatttgatattttatttataacgtTGTCAACGTAAAAATGTAGTATCTAATTTTCTAAGAATATTCAGATTAACTCtcatatatcatatttattttttgctactgttttttttttttcaaacaaataattatatttaaatttcgAAGGATgatccttttttaatttgttgtGTTTCTTgtagttataatatattatgctaacaattaacatataataataatacaatgtTTTAATGACGCGTTAAATATGCATTTTGCTATATGTGGAtacttaatatatgtattatatgatataatgaTTGCAATATGCATAATCTTTGTTTCatacttaa
The DNA window shown above is from Plasmodium malariae genome assembly, contig: PmUG01_00_11, whole genome shotgun sequence and carries:
- the PmUG01_00028000 gene encoding fam-m protein, producing MDKIIKLFFLIKIVTLSFLMWICLFTNDARILNKLLDEKYFVDSKLVGRACRLLGKHKHEKRSNVVWIKELPNNGEFKKKVISNHDDMDIRKRKQSNRRSLDKTELYTEVIDYDSGMFDGKHYHYEKKWINKKDYDNILKRKRRINFVTLSKMKYKGYGLVVAIFLFLLLFGIGLPILEFSGVKETIGKSLSSATWWSPMKDFGNMLSSFLPEVILDNIFIISYVVSIIMLAIVLVVLIPRILGNNEKYKKIKLMKE
- the PmUG01_00028100 gene encoding Plasmodium exported protein, unknown function, coding for MENIKFLIFFKIFISSFLIWICQYYNGVSICSSSIEKKYSIDGNSCLTVNRLLSGSSLVVKSTGDTSSDVGNTKLMDERKDIYEYIKGTKPGKKKVKEILLKSKGRNRLPKRKQNILNRMDTVFEEKIFNYLGTIHIIKDNLEVIKRTERKMVNRKLDLGISSPYLIFLIGLALFIILVAVVSNYATGDIRPIIENALNVVQQILLVVLTFLMALIILCIIYVSIKTAKYEKIKAKNCKICYNIVKSFDKKCI